One region of Baekduia soli genomic DNA includes:
- a CDS encoding cupin domain-containing protein: MRGTLTMRFEDDVRRVGPGCAVRVAPTTRRSHRNEGDEPVELWAVSRRLDHSDAEKIDAFWEASPDAAQHRA, from the coding sequence GTGCGCGGCACGCTGACGATGCGCTTCGAGGACGACGTGAGGCGGGTCGGGCCCGGCTGCGCGGTGCGCGTCGCGCCGACGACGCGGCGCTCGCACCGCAACGAGGGCGACGAGCCCGTCGAGCTCTGGGCCGTCTCGCGGCGCCTGGACCACTCCGACGCCGAGAAGATCGACGCGTTCTGGGAGGCGTCGCCCGACGCCGCCCAGCACCGCGCGTGA
- a CDS encoding MarR family winged helix-turn-helix transcriptional regulator: MPERDGVDVILDQWRRERPDLDPAPIAVVGRISRLARELEARLEPVYREHGLEPGWYDVLATLRRAGPPYRLRPSEFARTLMLTSSGTTKRLDRLEQAGLIAREPDPGDRRGTLITLTPAGHRLVDDSVAAHLDNERRLLAALTDAEQRRLADLLRRLLVGLPPG; the protein is encoded by the coding sequence ATGCCCGAACGCGACGGCGTGGACGTCATCCTGGACCAGTGGCGCCGCGAGCGGCCCGACCTGGACCCAGCGCCCATCGCGGTCGTCGGGCGCATCTCCCGGCTCGCCCGTGAGCTCGAGGCGCGGCTGGAGCCCGTCTATCGCGAGCACGGCCTGGAGCCCGGCTGGTACGACGTGCTGGCCACGCTGCGCCGCGCGGGGCCGCCGTACCGGCTGCGCCCGTCGGAGTTCGCCCGCACGCTCATGCTGACCTCCAGCGGCACCACCAAGCGGCTGGACCGCCTCGAGCAGGCCGGGCTCATCGCGCGCGAGCCCGACCCGGGCGACCGCCGCGGCACGCTCATCACCCTGACCCCGGCCGGCCACCGCCTCGTCGACGACTCCGTCGCCGCCCACCTGGACAACGAGCGCCGGCTGCTGGCCGCCCTCACCGACGCCGAGCAGCGCCGCCTGGCCGACCTGCTGCGCCGGCTGCTCGTCGGGCTGCCGCCCGGGTAG
- a CDS encoding leucine-rich repeat domain-containing protein, with translation MPGHAALDLRGLRAIPPATWGRRDLRRLVAAEMGLEALPDGVGALTALQTLDVAHNRLTDLPAAVGTLAGLEILYVGDNRLAALPDAVRGLRRLAYLGADANAITWLPGWIGELCALVELRLQGNALRALPGALGGLAGLRELHLRDNALEELPAALGRLGELRHLDLRANRLRALPTELGDLRRLRVLDLRANPLEGLPEALAGLPALEKLDLRWTPMYPELPAVARALRDRGCVVLA, from the coding sequence ATGCCCGGCCACGCGGCGCTCGACCTGCGCGGACTGCGCGCGATCCCGCCCGCCACGTGGGGCCGCCGCGACCTGCGCCGCCTGGTCGCCGCCGAGATGGGGCTGGAGGCGCTGCCCGACGGCGTCGGCGCCCTCACGGCGCTCCAGACGCTCGATGTGGCCCACAACCGGCTCACGGACCTGCCCGCGGCGGTCGGCACGCTGGCCGGCCTGGAGATCCTCTATGTGGGCGACAACCGCCTCGCAGCCCTGCCCGATGCCGTGCGCGGGCTGCGCCGGCTGGCCTACCTCGGCGCCGACGCCAACGCGATCACGTGGCTGCCCGGGTGGATCGGGGAGCTCTGTGCCCTCGTCGAGCTGCGCCTGCAGGGCAACGCGCTGCGCGCGCTGCCCGGCGCGCTCGGCGGCCTGGCCGGCCTGCGCGAGCTGCACCTGCGCGACAACGCACTGGAGGAACTGCCCGCCGCGCTCGGCAGACTGGGCGAGCTGCGCCACCTCGACCTGCGCGCCAACCGGCTGCGGGCGCTGCCCACCGAGCTGGGCGACCTGCGCCGGCTGCGCGTCCTCGACCTGCGAGCCAACCCGCTCGAGGGCCTGCCCGAGGCCCTCGCCGGCCTGCCCGCGCTCGAGAAGCTCGACCTGCGCTGGACGCCGATGTACCCCGAGTTGCCCGCGGTCGCGCGCGCGCTGCGCGACCGCGGCTGCGTCGTGCTGGCCTGA
- a CDS encoding 2Fe-2S iron-sulfur cluster-binding protein has product MTISTLPVVLHVNGDERRLDLDTRTTLLDALREDLGLTGAKKGCDHGQCGACTVLVDGRRVNACLALAVAHDGAEVTTIEGLADGEDLHPMQEAFLEHDAYQCGYCTPGQICSAVGMLDELRRGWPSAATPDVAAAPALDGDEVRERMSGNLCRCGAYMNIVPAIMEAGA; this is encoded by the coding sequence ATGACGATCTCCACCCTGCCGGTCGTGCTCCACGTCAACGGTGACGAACGGCGCCTCGATCTCGACACCCGGACCACGCTGCTGGACGCCCTGCGCGAGGACCTCGGCCTCACCGGGGCCAAGAAGGGCTGCGACCACGGCCAGTGCGGCGCGTGCACGGTGCTCGTCGACGGCCGGCGCGTGAACGCGTGCCTGGCGCTCGCGGTCGCCCACGACGGCGCGGAGGTCACCACGATCGAGGGGCTGGCCGACGGGGAGGACCTGCACCCGATGCAGGAGGCGTTCCTCGAGCACGATGCCTACCAGTGCGGCTACTGCACGCCGGGCCAGATCTGCAGCGCGGTCGGCATGCTCGACGAGCTGCGCCGGGGCTGGCCCAGCGCCGCGACGCCCGACGTCGCCGCCGCGCCGGCGCTCGACGGCGACGAGGTGCGCGAGCGCATGAGCGGCAACCTGTGCCGCTGCGGCGCCTACATGAACATCGTGCCGGCGATCATGGAGGCCGGCGCATGA
- a CDS encoding FAD binding domain-containing protein, which yields MRPFAYVRAQDADDAITAVLHRDDAVFLGGGTNLVDLMKLGVATPATLVDVTRLPLGGVEPTAGGGLHIGAGVRNADLAADPAVRERYPVLSQALLAGASGQLRNQATVGGNLLQRTRCAYFTDVTKPCNKRAPGSGCPARAGANRELAILGHSEHCVATHPSDMAVALAALDAEVHVRGRDGERRIPLSELHRLPADDPARDTILGRGDLITAIELPARAWARRSRYRKVRDRASYAFALVSVAVAVDVRDGQVADVRIALGQVAHRPWRARAAEDALRGGPATREAFLDAAEAELAQARPLADNAFKVPLARNLIVATLAELTDAA from the coding sequence ATGAGGCCCTTCGCCTACGTCCGGGCCCAGGACGCCGACGACGCCATCACCGCGGTCCTGCACCGCGACGACGCGGTGTTCCTCGGGGGCGGCACGAACCTCGTCGACCTCATGAAGCTCGGCGTCGCCACGCCCGCGACGCTGGTCGACGTCACGCGCCTGCCTCTGGGCGGCGTGGAGCCCACCGCCGGCGGCGGCCTGCACATCGGCGCCGGCGTGCGCAACGCCGACCTGGCCGCCGACCCCGCGGTGCGCGAGCGCTACCCCGTCCTGTCGCAGGCGCTGCTGGCCGGGGCCTCCGGGCAGCTGCGCAACCAGGCGACCGTCGGCGGCAACCTGCTGCAGCGCACCCGCTGCGCCTACTTCACCGACGTCACCAAGCCCTGCAACAAGCGCGCGCCCGGCAGCGGCTGCCCGGCGCGGGCGGGCGCCAACCGCGAGCTGGCGATCCTCGGCCACTCCGAGCACTGCGTCGCGACGCACCCGTCCGACATGGCCGTCGCCCTGGCCGCCCTGGACGCCGAGGTGCACGTCCGGGGCCGCGACGGCGAGCGCCGCATCCCGCTCTCCGAGCTGCACCGGCTGCCCGCCGACGACCCCGCCCGCGACACGATCCTGGGTCGCGGCGACCTCATCACGGCCATCGAGCTGCCCGCGCGCGCCTGGGCCCGGCGCTCCCGGTACCGCAAGGTGCGCGACCGCGCCTCCTACGCGTTCGCGCTGGTCTCCGTCGCCGTGGCCGTCGACGTGCGCGACGGCCAGGTCGCCGACGTGCGCATCGCGCTGGGCCAGGTCGCCCACCGGCCCTGGCGCGCGCGGGCCGCCGAGGACGCCCTGCGCGGCGGCCCGGCCACGCGGGAGGCGTTCCTGGACGCGGCCGAGGCCGAGCTGGCCCAGGCCCGGCCCCTGGCCGACAACGCGTTCAAGGTGCCGCTGGCCCGCAACCTCATCGTCGCCACCCTCGCCGAGCTCACGGACGCCGCATGA